A genome region from Candidatus Obscuribacterales bacterium includes the following:
- a CDS encoding DUF4864 domain-containing protein encodes MIDITERDRLAIKTTISQQLQAFEQGNAMQAFSFASPSIQLQFQTPDRFMHMVRRAYPPVYQARSVIFEDVGMIDHHLAQSVLMMGQDGTLSRALYLMQQQLDHSWRINGCLLLPIHDPESVE; translated from the coding sequence ATGATAGACATCACCGAACGCGATCGCTTAGCGATCAAAACCACGATTTCTCAACAGTTACAGGCGTTTGAACAGGGTAATGCCATGCAGGCCTTTTCCTTCGCCAGCCCTAGTATTCAACTGCAGTTTCAAACCCCCGATCGCTTTATGCACATGGTGCGGCGTGCCTATCCACCGGTGTATCAAGCTCGCTCTGTGATCTTTGAAGATGTGGGAATGATTGATCACCATCTCGCCCAATCGGTGTTGATGATGGGCCAGGATGGCACCCTATCCCGTGCCCTCTATCTGATGCAGCAGCAGCTCGACCACAGTTGGCGGATCAATGGCTGCCTGCTGTTGCCCATCCATGACCCAGAAAGCGTCGAGTGA
- a CDS encoding FAD-dependent oxidoreductase has product MPHLAIIGGGVVGAAIAYELSHIPNLHLTLLEQHQPAQASTSAALGVLMGAISHKTKGRAWRMRETSLRCYDAWIPELERLTGKALPYNRQGIVMLLSEGADLANWDTLISTRRAQGWSLECWSRDQLRDRCPQVQDDTIMAAIYSSGDRQLDPTALTLALLDVAKQRGVDLKLETAVTAVDCATDGTAQVLHTTAGDLAIDGVVIAAGLGSTPLTAAIAQPVDIRPVLGQAMRVHVPVGLGNPDFQPVLTGSDIHIIPLGDGDYWIGATVEFPDDAGEIQAHPTLLNQVLEGAIAFCPSLSQAQVLQTWSGLRPRPFNRPAPLVEPLPGVANVWLASGHYRNGVLLAPATAKAIAAWVQEFFELEPA; this is encoded by the coding sequence ATGCCTCATCTTGCCATCATTGGCGGTGGTGTCGTTGGCGCAGCGATCGCCTACGAACTCAGCCATATTCCCAACCTGCATCTCACCCTGCTTGAGCAGCATCAACCTGCCCAAGCCTCCACCAGCGCTGCCCTCGGCGTTTTAATGGGAGCCATTAGCCATAAGACCAAGGGACGAGCCTGGCGAATGCGGGAAACCAGTTTGCGCTGCTACGACGCTTGGATACCCGAGCTAGAGCGTCTCACGGGTAAAGCCTTGCCCTACAACCGCCAGGGCATTGTTATGCTGCTGTCGGAAGGTGCCGATCTGGCCAATTGGGATACCCTGATCAGCACTCGTCGAGCCCAGGGCTGGAGCCTGGAATGTTGGAGTCGCGATCAGTTGCGCGATCGCTGCCCTCAGGTGCAAGATGACACGATTATGGCGGCGATCTATTCCTCCGGCGATCGCCAGCTCGATCCCACCGCTCTTACCCTCGCCTTATTGGATGTAGCCAAGCAGCGCGGTGTTGATCTGAAGCTAGAAACAGCCGTCACGGCCGTGGACTGTGCCACCGACGGGACGGCCCAAGTGCTGCACACTACAGCCGGCGACCTGGCCATTGATGGGGTAGTGATCGCCGCTGGCCTTGGATCCACGCCCCTCACGGCAGCGATCGCCCAACCGGTAGATATTCGTCCGGTGCTCGGTCAAGCCATGCGGGTGCATGTCCCGGTCGGCCTCGGCAACCCAGACTTTCAGCCCGTCCTCACCGGCAGTGACATCCACATCATCCCCCTCGGGGATGGCGACTATTGGATTGGCGCAACCGTAGAATTTCCCGACGATGCCGGTGAGATCCAGGCCCATCCGACACTGCTCAACCAAGTCTTAGAGGGGGCGATCGCCTTCTGTCCCAGCCTCAGCCAGGCCCAAGTGCTACAAACCTGGTCAGGCCTGCGTCCCCGTCCTTTCAACCGCCCGGCTCCCCTAGTGGAACCGCTGCCCGGAGTCGCCAACGTCTGGCTGGCCAGCGGTCACTACCGCAACGGCGTCTTACTAGCCCCAGCCACAGCCAAAGCGATCGCAGCCTGGGTACAGGAATTCTTTGAGCTAGAGCCGGCCTAG
- a CDS encoding WG repeat-containing protein — MLLHHSHLARSLAPIVITLSLVGAPQAAQGTESGDRPRLYPVPIDGRWGFIDETGAIAVAPKFEEAQGFWGGELAPVQAGGRWGYIDRSGTMVITPQFDAAGLFSQGLGVIQQGDLWGFVDDQGAIALEPDYVWGYEFGEDQLAAVAIADQVAADQATRWGFIDPQGTVIIPAKFYDARFFAEGLAPVSVAPAWAGYPSWGFVDTTGQMAIAPQFDAAFSFAEGLAPVSVHGRWGFVAPDGSLPIPPRYTQAWIFGDGLAPVQNVDGLWGFIDHQGEVVIPFRYDYAYSFSEGLAYVMVEGQPAYINSAGDQVWTAPASTR, encoded by the coding sequence ATGCTGCTACACCATTCCCACCTGGCGCGATCGCTTGCCCCCATCGTGATCACGCTGAGTCTGGTTGGGGCACCTCAAGCTGCCCAGGGCACAGAGAGCGGCGATCGCCCCCGCCTATATCCCGTTCCCATTGATGGCCGCTGGGGGTTTATCGACGAGACGGGAGCAATCGCGGTAGCACCCAAGTTTGAAGAAGCCCAAGGGTTTTGGGGTGGAGAGCTGGCTCCGGTGCAGGCAGGCGGACGCTGGGGCTATATCGATCGCAGTGGCACCATGGTCATTACGCCCCAGTTTGACGCGGCAGGTCTATTCAGCCAGGGTCTCGGTGTCATCCAACAAGGTGACCTCTGGGGCTTCGTGGATGACCAAGGAGCGATCGCCCTGGAGCCCGACTATGTCTGGGGCTATGAATTTGGAGAGGATCAACTGGCCGCCGTAGCGATCGCCGACCAGGTCGCCGCTGACCAAGCCACCCGCTGGGGATTCATTGATCCTCAAGGCACGGTGATCATTCCCGCCAAGTTCTATGACGCTCGCTTCTTTGCCGAAGGGCTGGCTCCCGTCTCCGTTGCCCCCGCCTGGGCCGGCTATCCTAGCTGGGGATTTGTGGATACCACAGGACAGATGGCGATCGCTCCCCAGTTTGACGCCGCTTTCTCCTTTGCCGAAGGGCTGGCTCCCGTTAGCGTTCACGGGCGATGGGGATTTGTCGCCCCAGATGGCAGCTTGCCCATTCCTCCCCGCTATACCCAAGCTTGGATCTTTGGAGATGGACTAGCTCCGGTGCAAAACGTGGACGGTCTATGGGGCTTTATCGACCACCAAGGCGAGGTAGTGATTCCCTTCCGCTATGACTACGCCTATAGCTTTTCCGAGGGGCTAGCCTACGTTATGGTTGAAGGACAGCCAGCCTATATCAACTCAGCGGGAGACCAGGTTTGGACTGCTCCTGCCTCGACTCGCTAA